In one Mucilaginibacter ginsenosidivorax genomic region, the following are encoded:
- a CDS encoding GH92 family glycosyl hydrolase, with protein MFIRINRKSVLLMAALCFTLNRGFAQQGTIWQIGKADRSSLGMALAPAAYQHFLDHDFGWEDRFFLIGLSKPEIDWPYVLPGPNDDWGGTGGTSGIHSQVLNILFGVKTLPVNGGYSFTINMVGYNAASPPLVKVVINGQSFETRLPNGKNNKVVEGDLSEANPYTLTIPIKNGLLHKGGNEIQITSIDGSWLVFDQVKLDGPKELQLTAPGNIFLRSVKPAAYDIEDGKKRYQPLLVDAQHLSGKPKLLVKLDGKIIFSDKLDSARYVFEAPMPAVAAAKKSSYEVFCNDTLLEKGVVLRLPNKLQTPADYVDTRLGSAHSRWMIAPGPWMPFGMVKLSPDNQNGGWMGGYDPTFESIGTFSHIHEWTMAGLGMMPTSGPLQTRIGDERKRDGGYRSQIDKSSEEAPLGYYKVMLTDYHIKAELTATTRCGFERYTYPKTENARVMIDLKIPAEYGYSLKDVTLKKVSDTRIEGSSKQFTKDAWSGGVDQNYTVYFVIEFDRPIRKFGTWVNNKVGDGDIVGAIDPKNAGAYVEFGTRENQVVQTRTGISLVSLDNAAQNLTEEITKPYNWNFEKVREGQKETWNKLLGRLEISTNDSREKMRFYSNMFRALASRNTWSDVNGQWIDASKKLQQLKDPKSPAMGCDAFWNTFWNLNQFWNLATPEWSSNWVKSQLAMYDADGWLAKGPAGMNYVPVMVAEHEIPLMVGAYQMGIRDYDSQKVLKAVVKMQTTPAQKVGKAGFAGNEDLEAYLEYKYVPYDKGRFSNTMEYAYDDWTVSQLAKSLGRNDIYDTFKTRSGYWKNAMDTTIGYSRMKNSDGIWYPNFDPFRSGANEHYVEGNAWQLTFFVPQDVPGLIQKIGQDKFIDRLSWGFKESYKLRFNAPGDQYWDYPVIQGNQQSMQFAFLFNWGKHPWLTQKWSRSVVDRFYGFGVANAYLGDEDQGQMSSWFIMNALGLFQTDGGAGAHPIYEIGSPIFPKVTIHLNGAYGRGQSFTIEAKNVSRDNKYVQSATLNGKALQSFWFPASELLKGGELKLEMGPEPNKSWGIKDLPVTQ; from the coding sequence ATGTTTATAAGGATTAATAGAAAAAGTGTGCTTTTAATGGCCGCATTGTGCTTTACATTAAACAGAGGTTTTGCCCAACAAGGCACAATCTGGCAAATAGGCAAGGCCGACCGCAGTAGTTTGGGGATGGCGTTGGCTCCTGCAGCATACCAACATTTTTTAGACCATGACTTTGGATGGGAGGACCGCTTTTTTCTGATCGGGCTATCTAAACCCGAAATTGATTGGCCATATGTATTACCTGGCCCGAATGATGACTGGGGCGGCACGGGCGGTACTTCGGGCATTCATTCGCAGGTGCTTAATATTTTGTTTGGTGTAAAAACTTTGCCGGTTAATGGGGGGTATAGTTTTACCATAAACATGGTTGGCTATAATGCCGCCTCGCCGCCATTGGTAAAGGTGGTCATCAACGGCCAGTCGTTTGAAACCCGGCTGCCAAACGGCAAAAACAATAAGGTTGTTGAGGGCGACCTTAGTGAAGCCAATCCTTATACGCTAACCATCCCCATAAAAAACGGCCTGTTGCACAAAGGTGGAAACGAAATCCAAATTACCTCGATAGATGGCTCATGGCTGGTATTTGACCAGGTTAAACTGGATGGTCCAAAGGAACTACAACTAACCGCTCCCGGTAATATCTTTTTGCGCAGCGTTAAACCCGCGGCATATGATATTGAAGATGGTAAAAAAAGATATCAGCCGCTGCTTGTTGATGCACAGCACCTGAGCGGAAAACCTAAATTGCTGGTTAAGCTGGACGGCAAGATAATTTTTTCCGATAAACTGGATTCGGCGAGGTATGTGTTTGAAGCGCCTATGCCGGCTGTTGCAGCCGCAAAAAAAAGCAGCTACGAGGTTTTTTGCAACGATACTTTGCTTGAAAAAGGAGTAGTGCTGCGGTTGCCCAATAAGCTACAAACACCTGCAGATTATGTTGATACGCGCCTGGGTTCGGCTCACTCCAGGTGGATGATTGCACCTGGTCCCTGGATGCCTTTTGGGATGGTTAAACTGAGCCCCGATAACCAAAACGGGGGCTGGATGGGTGGTTACGATCCCACTTTTGAAAGTATAGGTACATTTAGCCACATTCATGAATGGACAATGGCCGGCCTGGGTATGATGCCCACCAGCGGCCCGCTGCAAACCCGTATTGGCGACGAGCGTAAACGCGATGGCGGTTACCGCTCGCAGATTGATAAATCGAGCGAGGAAGCGCCTTTAGGGTATTATAAAGTAATGCTGACCGATTATCACATTAAAGCCGAGCTTACGGCAACCACCCGTTGCGGTTTTGAACGTTATACCTACCCCAAAACCGAAAATGCAAGGGTAATGATTGACTTGAAAATCCCGGCGGAATATGGTTACAGCCTAAAGGATGTTACATTAAAGAAGGTTAGCGATACCCGGATAGAAGGATCGAGCAAGCAATTTACCAAGGATGCATGGTCGGGCGGGGTCGATCAAAACTATACAGTTTATTTTGTGATTGAGTTTGACCGCCCAATACGCAAATTTGGCACCTGGGTAAATAATAAAGTAGGGGATGGTGATATTGTAGGTGCTATTGACCCTAAAAATGCGGGCGCTTATGTGGAGTTTGGTACCCGCGAAAACCAGGTGGTACAAACCCGCACCGGCATATCACTGGTGAGCCTTGATAACGCGGCACAAAATTTAACAGAAGAAATTACCAAACCGTATAACTGGAACTTTGAAAAAGTACGTGAAGGCCAAAAGGAAACCTGGAATAAGCTATTGGGGCGCCTGGAGATAAGCACCAACGATAGCCGCGAAAAAATGCGGTTTTATAGTAACATGTTCCGGGCGCTGGCCAGCCGCAATACCTGGAGTGATGTAAACGGGCAATGGATTGATGCCTCGAAAAAACTGCAGCAATTGAAAGACCCTAAATCGCCGGCAATGGGTTGCGATGCGTTTTGGAACACCTTTTGGAACCTTAACCAGTTTTGGAACCTGGCAACGCCCGAATGGTCGTCAAACTGGGTAAAATCTCAACTGGCTATGTACGATGCTGATGGCTGGCTTGCAAAAGGTCCCGCCGGGATGAACTACGTGCCGGTGATGGTAGCCGAGCACGAGATCCCGCTGATGGTGGGCGCGTACCAGATGGGCATCCGCGATTATGATTCGCAAAAGGTGCTTAAAGCTGTGGTGAAAATGCAGACTACGCCCGCACAAAAAGTAGGAAAGGCAGGCTTTGCAGGAAATGAAGACCTGGAAGCCTATTTAGAATACAAATATGTGCCGTATGATAAAGGGCGGTTTTCAAACACAATGGAGTACGCTTATGACGATTGGACAGTTTCGCAACTGGCAAAGTCATTAGGCCGTAATGATATTTACGACACCTTTAAAACCAGGTCGGGCTATTGGAAAAATGCGATGGATACAACAATTGGGTATTCGCGGATGAAAAATTCAGATGGTATCTGGTATCCAAATTTTGATCCTTTCCGGTCGGGCGCTAATGAGCATTATGTAGAAGGAAATGCGTGGCAGCTCACGTTTTTTGTACCCCAGGATGTTCCCGGCCTGATACAGAAAATAGGCCAGGATAAGTTTATCGACAGGTTGAGCTGGGGCTTTAAAGAGAGCTACAAGCTGAGGTTTAATGCCCCCGGCGATCAGTATTGGGACTACCCGGTGATACAGGGCAACCAGCAAAGTATGCAGTTTGCGTTCCTGTTTAACTGGGGCAAACACCCCTGGCTTACCCAAAAATGGAGCCGCTCGGTGGTCGATCGTTTTTACGGCTTTGGTGTAGCCAATGCCTACCTGGGCGATGAAGACCAGGGGCAAATGAGTTCGTGGTTTATAATGAACGCCTTAGGGCTTTTCCAAACAGATGGCGGTGCCGGTGCACACCCGATATACGAAATAGGAAGCCCCATTTTTCCTAAAGTAACCATTCACCTTAACGGCGCGTACGGCAGGGGGCAAAGCTTTACCATCGAGGCTAAAAACGTATCGAGGGATAATAAATATGTACAAAGCGCTACACTTAACGGTAAAGCGCTGCAATCCTTCTGGTTTCCCGCATCTGAATTGTTAAAAGGAGGGGAGCTAAAGCTGGAAATGGGCCCCGAACCTAATAAGTCATGGGGTATTAAGGACTTGCCGGTTACGCAGTAG
- a CDS encoding hybrid sensor histidine kinase/response regulator transcription factor, which translates to MKYSLKDGLSFGIINGITQDNKGFIWFATSDGLNRFDGTNFKVFKFEPNNPYSLPSNYVQSIFKDSQGDIWISSRRGIYKFDTNKERFIKFSPPGVPSNYLNNVNSIFENKKKLLWFSCGASGFSSYNIKTHQFKNYTKKEQPGLLGDLSVTNVIEDSYGLLWVGTRDGGLNVFNTSNGVVSKNINAEFPLKLIPQGLITCIYEDHNHNIWIATSKGLVLYNRKENNFHLFLGSTYKLRSNYFFSLLEDEHKNLLVGLLDGGLYTINLDKAEKSSYKDITIDPVRSEDNYSITARTIETLFQDRDKNTWVGTYGDGIYLLSNVPEKFQKFQSELKDNYGSSFLRYYGMCMDDEGYLWMGTDGDGIYKKKLSGEVVKYYRANGQKGSLTSNNILCAYKDHANTLWFGSYTHGLFRYNKTTDSFTNFYHKANDPTSICLNDVRSIIDDSKNNLWVGTNGGGLSLLPAGSDKFINYNPQNSGIGSDYIRALAEDGNGNLFIGTSASGLKYYIKNQNKFVNYFSDNEAEKYLPSHFIYSLYLDEKKNLYIGTEGDGLVVYDIKNKKFKRYTEKSGLADNTVNAIQKDEAGGIWISTNRGLSRIDLQTGKIINYDSSEGLQAGQFNPGSSMYSSTKKFMVFGGTEGYNVFYPANVKQNLFKPKVLITGLQLFGKEVEVGEKDSILNTGINESTQITLNPDQPVFSIQYVALNYAYAEKSEFAYQLAGLEKNWNYVKNQKSVTYRYLPPGDYVFKVKAANQDGIWFENYATFKIKILPPWYQTWWAYLSYLIIISTLIYYYLSYRSNAARLKYEVKIAQISAEKEKELNERKLSFFTNISHEFRTPLTLIINPVKELLFNPGAKENETTNLSIVFRNARRLLSLVDQLLLFRKAESETDSLKIVRLNIVNLCKEVFLCFSHQAKSKNILFDFVSETDAIEVFADREKIEIVLFNLISNALKFTPDNGMVNCFISQTETFVNIEIKDTGCGIAGNIGEQLFDKFYQVQNESSFNGGFGIGLYLVKKFVESHKGNISYTSLNGAGTIFKVCLLKGKEHLSPNLIFEDVIETSVFLDELIESYEEVPGLSKDSNAAKNKKSDPFDFESKSMLIVDDNEQMRQYLKQIFSPKFEIFEAADGADGLDKVYQFLPDIIISDVMMQGLSGIELCSRVKEDATLSHIPVLLLTASSSPEIKLKGIEGGADDYISKPFERELLLARVEGILKSKNSLQKYFYNEITLKSNDLKVPPDYKEFLAACIKVVEDNLSDGDFCIKTLADEVGMSHSNLYKKIRAISGQSANGFIRFIRLRKAAELFLNTDCTVSEAAYKVGINDPKYFREQFSKLFGLNPSDYIKKFRVPFHANITRSVVKVKISKS; encoded by the coding sequence ATGAAATACTCATTGAAAGATGGTCTTTCATTTGGTATAATCAACGGGATAACGCAGGACAACAAGGGCTTTATCTGGTTTGCAACCAGCGATGGCTTAAACCGGTTTGATGGTACAAACTTCAAGGTGTTTAAATTTGAACCTAATAATCCTTATAGCCTGCCAAGTAATTATGTTCAAAGTATATTTAAAGACAGCCAGGGAGATATTTGGATATCATCAAGAAGGGGGATTTATAAATTTGATACCAATAAAGAGCGTTTTATAAAATTTAGCCCGCCAGGTGTTCCGTCAAACTATTTAAACAACGTAAACAGCATTTTCGAAAATAAAAAAAAGCTGTTGTGGTTTTCTTGTGGTGCATCGGGATTCTCCTCATATAACATAAAAACCCACCAGTTTAAAAACTACACTAAAAAAGAGCAGCCTGGTTTATTAGGCGATTTATCTGTCACTAATGTTATCGAAGATAGTTATGGACTATTATGGGTAGGAACAAGAGACGGTGGACTTAATGTTTTTAATACCAGCAATGGCGTGGTTTCAAAAAACATAAACGCTGAGTTTCCACTTAAACTTATACCTCAGGGCCTCATTACTTGTATTTATGAAGATCATAATCACAACATTTGGATAGCAACCAGTAAAGGCCTGGTACTTTACAACAGAAAAGAAAATAACTTCCACCTTTTTTTAGGATCAACTTATAAATTACGAAGCAACTATTTTTTTTCGCTTTTAGAGGATGAACATAAAAATCTGCTTGTTGGCCTGTTGGATGGAGGCTTATATACTATAAATCTCGACAAGGCGGAAAAGTCATCTTATAAAGATATTACTATTGATCCGGTTAGGTCGGAAGATAATTATAGCATTACCGCACGTACTATTGAAACTTTATTCCAGGACCGGGATAAAAACACATGGGTTGGCACTTATGGTGATGGAATTTATTTATTGAGCAACGTTCCGGAAAAATTTCAAAAATTCCAGAGCGAACTAAAAGATAACTATGGCAGTAGCTTTTTAAGATACTATGGAATGTGTATGGATGATGAAGGGTACCTGTGGATGGGTACCGATGGCGATGGGATATATAAGAAAAAATTAAGTGGCGAGGTTGTAAAATATTATAGGGCCAACGGACAAAAAGGCTCCTTAACCAGTAATAATATACTCTGCGCGTATAAAGATCACGCTAACACGTTGTGGTTTGGGTCGTACACGCATGGATTATTCAGGTACAATAAAACAACTGATTCTTTTACTAATTTTTACCATAAAGCAAATGATCCTACAAGTATCTGCTTAAACGATGTAAGGTCGATCATTGATGATTCAAAAAATAATTTATGGGTTGGTACTAATGGAGGAGGCTTGAGCTTATTACCAGCAGGCAGTGATAAGTTTATTAACTACAACCCACAAAATAGCGGCATTGGATCAGATTATATACGGGCACTTGCCGAAGATGGTAATGGCAACCTTTTTATAGGGACCTCGGCATCCGGCCTTAAATATTATATAAAAAATCAAAATAAGTTTGTTAACTATTTTAGTGACAACGAGGCAGAAAAGTATTTGCCCAGCCATTTTATTTATTCTTTGTATTTAGATGAAAAAAAGAATCTTTATATAGGTACCGAAGGAGATGGCCTTGTTGTATATGATATAAAAAACAAAAAGTTTAAAAGATATACCGAGAAAAGTGGATTGGCTGACAATACTGTAAATGCGATACAAAAAGATGAGGCCGGCGGTATTTGGATAAGTACCAACAGAGGACTATCGCGGATTGACCTGCAAACGGGTAAGATTATTAATTACGATAGCTCTGAAGGGCTGCAAGCCGGGCAGTTTAACCCGGGTTCGTCCATGTACAGCAGTACTAAAAAATTTATGGTATTTGGCGGTACCGAAGGTTACAATGTATTTTATCCGGCCAATGTTAAACAAAACTTATTTAAGCCCAAAGTTTTGATTACCGGCCTCCAGTTATTCGGCAAAGAAGTTGAAGTAGGTGAAAAAGACAGTATATTAAATACAGGTATTAATGAATCTACCCAAATCACCCTAAATCCCGATCAACCGGTTTTCTCGATACAATACGTGGCGTTAAACTATGCCTATGCCGAAAAAAGTGAATTTGCGTATCAACTGGCTGGATTAGAAAAAAACTGGAATTACGTAAAAAATCAAAAATCAGTTACCTACCGCTATTTGCCACCCGGCGACTATGTATTTAAAGTTAAAGCAGCCAACCAGGATGGTATCTGGTTTGAAAACTATGCAACATTTAAGATAAAAATTTTGCCCCCATGGTATCAAACATGGTGGGCTTATCTAAGCTATTTGATAATAATTTCCACACTTATTTATTACTACTTAAGCTACCGCAGCAACGCCGCGCGGTTAAAGTACGAAGTAAAAATAGCCCAGATATCTGCCGAAAAAGAAAAAGAGCTGAACGAACGGAAATTATCTTTTTTTACCAACATTTCGCATGAGTTCAGGACACCACTCACCTTAATAATAAACCCTGTTAAAGAGCTGCTATTTAACCCAGGGGCAAAAGAAAACGAAACCACCAACTTAAGTATAGTTTTCCGTAATGCTCGTCGCCTCTTAAGTTTGGTTGATCAACTATTGCTATTCAGAAAAGCAGAGAGCGAAACCGACAGCCTTAAAATTGTGAGGCTGAATATTGTAAACTTATGTAAAGAGGTTTTTTTATGCTTTAGCCACCAGGCCAAAAGCAAAAATATATTGTTTGATTTTGTTTCTGAAACCGATGCTATAGAAGTTTTTGCCGATCGGGAGAAGATAGAAATTGTTTTATTCAATTTAATATCAAATGCCTTAAAATTTACCCCGGACAATGGCATGGTAAATTGCTTTATTTCGCAAACAGAAACTTTTGTAAACATAGAAATTAAAGATACAGGGTGTGGAATAGCAGGAAATATAGGCGAACAATTATTTGATAAGTTTTACCAGGTGCAAAATGAATCGTCATTTAATGGCGGCTTTGGTATTGGCCTTTACCTGGTAAAAAAGTTTGTTGAAAGCCATAAAGGAAACATTAGCTATACCAGTTTAAACGGCGCTGGCACCATATTTAAGGTTTGCCTGTTAAAAGGTAAAGAGCATTTAAGCCCAAATCTTATTTTTGAAGATGTTATAGAAACCTCTGTTTTTCTGGATGAGCTTATTGAAAGTTATGAGGAAGTGCCCGGCTTGAGCAAAGACTCAAATGCTGCTAAAAATAAAAAAAGCGACCCTTTTGATTTTGAGTCAAAATCTATGCTTATTGTGGACGATAATGAACAAATGAGGCAATATTTAAAACAAATTTTCTCGCCAAAGTTCGAAATTTTTGAAGCCGCAGATGGCGCCGACGGGCTTGATAAGGTGTACCAGTTTTTGCCAGACATCATTATTAGTGATGTAATGATGCAAGGATTAAGCGGTATTGAGTTATGCAGCAGGGTTAAAGAAGATGCTACCCTAAGCCACATACCGGTGTTATTATTAACCGCAAGTTCATCGCCCGAAATTAAACTTAAAGGGATTGAGGGCGGAGCCGACGATTATATCAGTAAACCATTTGAACGCGAATTACTTTTAGCGCGTGTTGAAGGTATTCTTAAAAGTAAAAACAGCCTGCAGAAATATTTTTATAATGAAATCACCCTAAAATCAAATGACCTTAAGGTGCCGCCTGATTATAAAGAGTTTTTAGCAGCTTGCATCAAGGTTGTGGAAGATAACTTAAGCGATGGGGATTTTTGCATAAAAACCCTTGCAGATGAGGTAGGAATGAGCCATTCCAATCTTTATAAAAAAATCAGGGCTATTTCGGGTCAATCTGCCAACGGGTTTATACGGTTTATACGCCTGCGAAAAGCTGCGGAGCTGTTCCTTAATACGGATTGTACAGTTTCTGAAGCTGCCTACAAAGTTGGCATTAATGACCCCAAATATTTCAGAGAACAGTTTAGCAAACTTTTTGGGCTCAATCCATCTGATTACATCAAAAAATTCCGCGTTCCTTTTCACGCCAATATCACCAGGAGTGTGGTGAAGGTAAAAATCAGCAAAAGCTAA
- a CDS encoding SusC/RagA family TonB-linked outer membrane protein: protein MEYNLHKTVNLLRVFKIALSQILIALIFVGSSYAGVAKIEKTKFTKTNEKGIKENAPIKVTGKVTDQATGETLVGVSILIKGTNVGAVTDVNGKFTITAAENAVLVVSYIGYTTQEVPVDGKPLLNIKLQSSSKGLNEVVVVGYGVQKKITVTGAVVAVKGDELVKSPATNLSNSIAGRMAGVTATNPGGEPGYDGSTIRIRGTNTLGNSDPLVVIDGVPSPAGQNTIDRINPADVESISVLKDASAAIYGSRAANGVILITTKHGKSGKPEISYTYNHGWSQPTVLPKMANSTEYATLANEIDLYNLPSQYWSAASAAFKTTGSFTRPDNGATSTASFQPADFKKFADGSDPWGHPNTDWFKETLKTWSPQSRQNIQLSGGTENIKYLTSIGYQNQDGYYKNSATGYKQYDFRTNIDSKINKYVNTSFGVSGRQENRFFPNGGGASDIFRMLMRGYPNKPAYWPNGLPGPDIENGQQPVLITTNQTGYNKDTRYYVQTNGRIEITVPGVDGLKFTGNVGLDKYIQQTKSWQTPWFVYSWDNVTKDASGTPVLTKVARGPAQANLNQGSEDQFSSMLEGIVSYNHSFGSHNVVLLAGVNKEKSNSSYFGANRKYYSSTALDQLSAGGNAEIGNYGGAWQKARLSYFGRAGYNYKEKYLAEFLWRVDGSYIFPPDHRFGFFPGISAGWRISEEDFFKNNIKFIQNLKLRGSWGQLGNDQAILPGTSTPAEYAFLSLYNIGSYIIGGVPAQTLSEGLAPNPNFTWEVANNSDVALEGTTLNGKLDFVLEAFLNKRTQILWTQSGTIPATGIPGNLLPPVNYAKVSNKGWEFQVNYHDNIGQVRYNVGVTGSYAKNKIDLWNEPGGVPVWQRSTGHPIGSNLYYVYTGIFATQAQIDANKIDYSGVGASTLRPGDMMYKDVNGDGKINGDDQVRNDKNNQPTFQGGLSFGVQYKNFDLTVLFQGATGAQLYFQTESGTIGNFTQYSYDHRWTVDNPSTVYPRTVDRNNQYFSNGNTYWLLNMNYVRLKNVELGYTLPSSIGKVIGMSNLRFYANGLNLFTLAKQHIYDPESTSSDGHYYPQSRVINLGASIKF from the coding sequence ATGGAATACAATTTACATAAGACTGTAAACTTGTTAAGGGTCTTTAAAATTGCGCTGAGTCAAATATTGATAGCATTAATATTTGTTGGATCGTCATACGCCGGCGTAGCAAAAATCGAAAAAACAAAATTTACAAAAACGAACGAAAAGGGGATCAAAGAAAATGCCCCCATTAAAGTTACAGGGAAGGTTACCGACCAGGCCACCGGCGAAACGCTGGTTGGCGTATCAATACTTATCAAAGGTACAAATGTGGGAGCTGTAACCGATGTGAATGGAAAATTCACAATTACAGCTGCCGAAAATGCGGTATTAGTAGTATCATATATTGGCTATACCACACAAGAGGTACCTGTAGACGGTAAGCCTTTGCTTAACATCAAACTACAATCATCATCCAAAGGTTTGAATGAGGTTGTGGTGGTTGGTTACGGTGTACAAAAGAAAATAACCGTTACCGGTGCGGTTGTCGCCGTTAAAGGTGACGAGCTGGTAAAGTCGCCTGCAACTAACCTTTCAAACTCCATAGCCGGACGTATGGCGGGTGTTACCGCTACTAATCCAGGTGGCGAACCTGGTTATGACGGTTCAACCATCCGGATTCGTGGTACCAATACCTTGGGTAATAGCGACCCGCTTGTGGTAATTGACGGGGTGCCATCGCCAGCCGGTCAGAACACTATTGATCGTATAAACCCGGCAGATGTTGAAAGTATCTCGGTTTTAAAGGATGCATCCGCAGCTATTTATGGCTCCCGGGCAGCAAACGGTGTTATTCTGATCACTACAAAGCACGGTAAATCGGGCAAGCCAGAGATATCGTATACTTATAATCACGGATGGTCGCAGCCAACTGTCCTTCCTAAAATGGCCAATTCAACAGAGTATGCTACTCTGGCAAATGAAATTGACTTATATAACCTGCCATCGCAATATTGGAGCGCCGCTTCCGCTGCGTTTAAAACAACCGGAAGCTTTACCAGGCCCGATAATGGCGCTACTTCTACAGCTTCATTTCAGCCAGCCGACTTTAAAAAATTTGCTGACGGATCTGACCCATGGGGACACCCTAATACCGACTGGTTTAAAGAAACTTTGAAAACCTGGTCTCCACAATCACGCCAAAACATACAATTATCGGGCGGTACAGAAAATATAAAGTACCTTACCTCTATTGGCTATCAAAACCAGGACGGGTATTATAAAAATTCAGCTACCGGTTACAAACAATACGATTTTCGTACGAATATCGATTCCAAGATAAATAAATATGTTAACACCTCGTTTGGCGTATCAGGTCGTCAGGAAAATCGTTTCTTCCCTAACGGAGGAGGTGCCAGTGATATATTCAGGATGCTGATGCGTGGTTATCCTAATAAACCGGCTTACTGGCCAAATGGGTTACCGGGGCCGGATATTGAAAACGGCCAGCAACCCGTGCTGATTACAACTAATCAAACAGGTTACAATAAGGATACGCGCTACTATGTTCAGACCAACGGGAGAATAGAGATAACCGTACCTGGCGTAGACGGATTAAAATTTACAGGAAACGTAGGCCTGGATAAATATATACAGCAAACAAAATCATGGCAAACACCTTGGTTTGTATACAGCTGGGATAACGTGACCAAAGATGCGAGCGGCACCCCTGTACTAACCAAAGTAGCACGCGGCCCGGCTCAGGCAAATCTTAACCAAGGGTCCGAGGATCAGTTTAGCAGCATGCTTGAAGGTATAGTAAGCTATAACCATAGTTTTGGCAGCCACAACGTTGTGTTACTTGCAGGTGTAAACAAGGAAAAGTCAAACTCCAGCTATTTTGGCGCCAACCGTAAATATTACAGCTCAACTGCTCTCGATCAATTATCTGCTGGTGGAAACGCAGAGATAGGTAACTATGGCGGTGCCTGGCAAAAGGCCCGTTTAAGTTACTTCGGCAGGGCTGGATATAACTATAAAGAAAAGTACCTGGCTGAGTTTTTATGGCGGGTGGATGGCTCATACATCTTCCCACCAGATCATCGCTTCGGCTTTTTCCCTGGTATATCAGCCGGTTGGAGAATTTCGGAAGAGGATTTCTTTAAAAACAATATAAAGTTTATTCAAAATTTAAAGCTTCGCGGTTCATGGGGCCAATTAGGTAACGACCAGGCTATTCTACCCGGCACCAGTACGCCGGCCGAATACGCGTTCCTTTCCTTATATAATATCGGCTCGTATATAATTGGTGGCGTGCCCGCACAAACGCTATCTGAAGGCCTGGCACCAAACCCGAACTTTACATGGGAAGTGGCCAATAACAGCGATGTTGCATTAGAGGGTACTACCTTGAATGGAAAATTAGACTTTGTGCTTGAGGCATTTTTAAATAAACGTACCCAAATATTATGGACACAGTCTGGAACTATTCCTGCCACTGGTATACCAGGCAACCTGCTGCCTCCTGTAAATTATGCAAAGGTGAGTAATAAAGGATGGGAGTTTCAGGTAAATTACCATGATAATATTGGCCAGGTACGATATAACGTAGGAGTTACCGGCAGCTATGCTAAAAACAAGATCGACTTATGGAATGAGCCGGGAGGAGTGCCAGTGTGGCAAAGGTCTACCGGCCACCCTATCGGAAGCAACCTTTATTATGTATACACAGGCATATTTGCTACACAGGCTCAAATTGACGCCAATAAAATTGACTACAGCGGTGTTGGTGCCAGTACCCTTCGCCCCGGAGATATGATGTATAAAGACGTAAATGGCGATGGTAAAATTAACGGTGATGACCAGGTAAGGAATGACAAAAACAATCAGCCAACTTTTCAGGGAGGTTTAAGTTTTGGGGTACAGTATAAAAACTTCGATTTAACTGTTTTATTCCAGGGTGCAACGGGCGCACAGCTTTACTTCCAAACCGAGTCGGGAACTATAGGTAACTTCACACAGTACAGTTACGACCATCGCTGGACTGTTGATAACCCAAGTACGGTTTACCCCCGGACTGTTGACCGGAATAACCAATATTTCTCGAACGGAAATACCTATTGGCTGCTTAATATGAACTATGTGAGGCTTAAAAACGTTGAGCTTGGATACACACTGCCATCTTCAATTGGTAAAGTAATTGGCATGAGTAATTTGCGTTTCTATGCAAACGGGCTTAACTTGTTCACGTTAGCAAAGCAGCACATATATGATCCTGAATCAACCAGTTCGGATGGTCACTATTATCCGCAGTCGAGGGTTATCAATTTGGGCGCAAGTATAAAATTTTAA